TATATTACAACTGGAGCTTATGAATTCCCTTCTCCTACTATCACTGGAACAGTAAAAAGAGATGTCACTTTTATTGAGGAAATAATCGGAGTAAAACTTGCTATTTCAGATCATAGAGCTTCTTTTATCAATGAGGAAATTTTAGAAGATTTGGGATCACAGGTAAGAACTGCTGGAATGTTTGCAAACAAAGCTGGAATAGTTGTTCTTCATATGGGAGATGGAGATAGAATTCTTTCTCAAGTTTTAAATGTTATTAGAGATTCTGAAATACCTATCAAACATTTTATTCCTACACATGTAAACAGAAAAGCTGAAGTATTTGAAGCTGCTTTGGATTTTGCAAAAAGAGGTGGCTATATTGATATCACTTCTTCATTTACTGAAGAGGACTATATGACAGCAGCCAAAGGAGTAGTTGCTGCTCAGAAAGCTGGAGTACCTTTAGACCGTATTACATTTAGTTCTGATGGATATGGAAGCTTTTCAGATTATGATGCTGCAGGAAATCTTATCAGAATAGGAGCTTCTCCTATAGATACTGATCATAAGCAGATAGTAGAGCTTGTTAAAAAATATAGATTTAACCTTGAAGATGCACTTCAATTTCTTACTGTAAATCCTGCTAAAGCTTTAAAACTTTATCCTAATAAAGGAATACTTGCTGAAGACAGCGACGCTGATATGATATTACTAGATGAAAATTTAGATATCACTGATGTATTTGCACTTGGAAAACAATTTGTAAAAAATAAAAAAGTTATTGTAAAAGGAACATATGAAAATTAATTTACAACTGGAGGGTAGATGGCAGAAAAAAATATTAAAGAAGAAGAAATTAATCTTGAAGATGAAAAATATCAAGAAAAATATGATGAAAAAACTTTTCTTAATAAACTTGGAAGTGTTGTAAAAAAAGTAGGATTAAAAGGTGTTTATTATCTATTAATTCTTTATTTTACTATGAAGAAAAAAGGAATTCCTCCAAAAGAAAAGTCTATTATAATAGGAGCTTTGGGATATTTTATTCTCCCTCTGGACATTCTTCCAGATATCACTCCATTAGTTGGATATACTGATGACTTAGTAGCTTTGGGACTAGCTCTTGCAAAAGTAGCACCATATATTGATGATGATGTAAAAGCAAAAGCTAAGGCTGCAGTAAAAAAACTTTTTAAAACTACTGATGAAGAATTAGATAAATTTCTATAGGTAATAAAAAAAGGATACCTTTAAATAGATTCTTACTTTAGAAGTTCTTCAATAGAAATATTTATTATTAATTTTGTTCTTAAAATATAAAAGAATAGATGAAGGATTACAAGTTGCATCTCAGTAATTATAGCAGTTAAAATTCTAACTGCTTAATTACTGGAAACTCATTTCATTCAAACATACTGTTTTTTACGTTTTATTAACTTCATTAATTACATAAATCTCTCTAATTTCCGAACTTCTAAAATTAATCTAGCTTTTAGGGTATCCCTTTTACTTTTAAATCTTCTTTGCTACAATAAATTTAACTTTTGTATTATTTTCATGTTCAGCACTTTTGAAAAGTGATAGAAGTTCTTTTTTTATCTCCTGAGAAATTTTTTCAGGATAATATTTGCTTATATTTAATCTATCCAAACGATTTTTCCATATTTCAAAAACTTCATCACTCATAATTCCTGAAGCTGTCAATTCAATATCTTCAAGATCTTTCTCTATAATTATTTCCATATCTAATCTTTTAAGAATATTTTTAATTTTTCTTCCTGCCTGAAAATCATATTTTCCACTTTCTTTTATATGTTCTTCATATCTTGCAAGTTTACCAAAATTTTCTTCTGATAAAGGTTGATGTCCTCTTAAAAGATCATCTATTTCTATTAGAGCAATCCATCCTCCAGATTTTAATTTCCCTGCCCAGTTTTCAATAACTTTTTTCATATCATTAGGAAAATAAGCTATTGTAAAACTTGAAAATATCCCATCTAACTCCTCTGTAATATAGTCAATATTCATAATATCTTTTTCTACTATATTTACATTTTTTATATTTTTTTCTTTTAAATTATTGAGAAGATCTCTATTCCTGTCAACAGCTATTACATGTTTTACTTTCTCTGAAGCTATTTCAGTAAATTCACCAATACCACACCCTAAATCAGCAATAATCTGATTATTATCAATAGGAAGTAATTCCAATATTTCCAGCCAACTACGGTATTTCTGCTGTTTTTCATATTCTTCTCTCAATTCCATTTTAATCTTTGCTCCTTTTATTTTCTAAGCACCAAGATATGCTTTTTTAATTTCTGGGTTATTCATAAGTTCTTTAGCATTTCCTTCAAGTGTTATGTTACCAGTTTCAATAACATATGCACGATGAGATATAGAAAGTGCCATTTTTGCATTCTGCTCTACTAGTAAAATAGTTGTTCCTGCTTCATTTAATTTTTTAATTACTGCAAATATTTCTTTTACAAATAATGGTGAAAGTCCCATAGAAGGTTCATCAAGTATTAAAAGCTTAGGTCTGCTCATAATAGCTCTCCCCATAGCAAGCATTTGCTGTTCTCCTCCAGAAAGAGTTCCTGCCATTTGATTTTTTCTTTCAGACATTCTTGGAAAAACTTCATAAAATCTAGCACGATCTTTTTCAAGATTTTCTGGAGTATCTTTTATAGTAAAAGCTCCCAATTTTAAATTATCTTTTACTAATAATCTTGAAAATATTCTCCTTCCTTCAGGAACCTGTGCTATTCCGATTTCACATATTTTATGTGATTTTTCTTTAGTTATATCTTTTCCTTCAAACATTATATTACCCTGTTTAGACTGGATAAGTCCAGAAATTGTCTGCAGAGTAGTTGTTTTTCCTGCACCGTTGGCTCCAATCAAAGAAACTATTTCTCCCTGTTTTACATTTAGGGAAATTCCTTTTAAAGCATGAATATTATCATAATATACATGCAAATCTTTTATTTCAAGCATATTTTCCATGAGATTATTCCTCCTCTTCTCCAGTTTCATCTTCATCATCTTGTCCAAGATATGCTGTAACTACTGCTGGGTCGTTTACCACTTTTCTAGGATCTCCTGAAGCTATTATATTTCCATGATCCAATACAACAAGTCTTTCACAAATCCCCAATACAAGTTTCATATCATGTTCTATTAAAAGAATTGCTATGTTGAATTTATCTCTAATTAAACGAATTGTATTCATAAGTTCTTCTGTTTCTGTAGGATTCATTCCTGCTGCTGGTTCATCTAAAAGAAGCACTTTTGGATTAGTAGCCATTGCACGAGCTATTTCCAGTTTTCTCTGTTTTCCATATGGAAGATTTCCTGCAGCAGTATGTGCATATTCTTCCAACCCGAATATTTTTAAAAGATCCATAGCTTTCTTTTCAGCTTCTTTTTCTTCTCTCCAGTATTTAGGAGTACGAAACATTCCAGCCAGTATACCATATTTCATATTAAAATTATTTGCCACAAGTACATTCTGAAGAACAGAAAGATATTTAAAAAGTCTGATGTTCTGAAATGTTCTTGCCAGTCCTTTTTTAACTAATTTAAATGTAGGCATTTTATTGATAACCTCTCCATTAAATTTATATTCACCAGAAGTTGGTGAATATACTCCAGTAAGGATATTGAAAACTGTTGTTTTTCCTGCACCATTTGGTCCAATAAGTCCTACAAGTTCATTTTCTTTTATTTCAAGATTAAAATCTGTAACGGCTTTTAGAGCACCAAAAGTGATAGATATATCTTTTGCTTTCAAGATAGGATTACTCATTTGTATCACCTTTTTTCTTCATAAATCTTTCAATCACTTTAGTTATCTGGAATTCTTTACGTCCCAACAATCCAGTTGGACGGAATATCATTGTCATAATAAGAAGCAGAGAATAAACTATCATACGGTAATCAGAGAACCCACGAAGAACCTCTGGCAGAATAGTTAAGGCTATTGCTGAAAGAATAGAACCTGTAAAACTTCCCATTCCACCAAGTACTACCATTACCAATATATTGATTGAATAGTTGTAATCAAACTGTCTTGCACCTAAAATTCCAAGATAATGTGCATAAACCCCTCCTGCTACCCCAGCAAATGCAGCTGAAATAGTGAAGGCAAATGTTTTATAATATGTAGTATTGATACCAGAAGCACCACTCGCTATTTCATCTTCACGAATAGATAAAATGGCACGTCCATGCCTGCTTGTCATTACAGAAAACATCATCATGACAGAAGCTGCCATAATTATATAAATAACTCCAAATTTATTAAAACGAGGAATTCCACGAAGTCCCTGTGCTCCACCAGTAAAACTGAAATATTCAATAAGAACTCTTATAATTTCTCCAAATGCTAGTGTGATGATAGCAAGGTAATCTCCATTTAACCTAAGAGCTGGAATTCCGATTATAATACCTATAATAGCAGCAACTATTCCACCAATGATAAGAGCCAGAATATATCCTGGAATACCTTCTACTATTCCACTTTTAGCAAAGAGAGCAGCTGCATATGCTCCAACTGACATAAACCCAGCATGACCAATAGTTATCTGTCCCAGACACCCAACAGTAACATTAAGACTTACAGCAAGAATTATATTTATACAGATAAGTGTAAGAATATTTGTTTGATATCTTGAAATAAATCCTGCTCCAATCATACCTGTGAGTATAAAATAAAGAATTGTTAATAAAATAAACGTTGAAATATAACTAATCATTTTTGTTTTTGACATCTATATCACCTATACCTTTTCTCTCATATTTTTACCTAGTATACCTGTAGGTTTGACTAAAAGTACTACTATAAGGATAGCAAATACAAAAGCATCTGCCAGTTGAGAAGAAAG
Above is a window of Fusobacterium varium DNA encoding:
- a CDS encoding leucine/isoleucine/valine transporter permease subunit; the encoded protein is MSKTKMISYISTFILLTILYFILTGMIGAGFISRYQTNILTLICINIILAVSLNVTVGCLGQITIGHAGFMSVGAYAAALFAKSGIVEGIPGYILALIIGGIVAAIIGIIIGIPALRLNGDYLAIITLAFGEIIRVLIEYFSFTGGAQGLRGIPRFNKFGVIYIIMAASVMMMFSVMTSRHGRAILSIREDEIASGASGINTTYYKTFAFTISAAFAGVAGGVYAHYLGILGARQFDYNYSINILVMVVLGGMGSFTGSILSAIALTILPEVLRGFSDYRMIVYSLLLIMTMIFRPTGLLGRKEFQITKVIERFMKKKGDTNE
- the lptB_1 gene encoding Lipopolysaccharide export system ATP-binding protein LptB; this encodes MSNPILKAKDISITFGALKAVTDFNLEIKENELVGLIGPNGAGKTTVFNILTGVYSPTSGEYKFNGEVINKMPTFKLVKKGLARTFQNIRLFKYLSVLQNVLVANNFNMKYGILAGMFRTPKYWREEKEAEKKAMDLLKIFGLEEYAHTAAGNLPYGKQRKLEIARAMATNPKVLLLDEPAAGMNPTETEELMNTIRLIRDKFNIAILLIEHDMKLVLGICERLVVLDHGNIIASGDPRKVVNDPAVVTAYLGQDDEDETGEEEE
- the livF gene encoding LIV-I protein F, with the protein product MENMLEIKDLHVYYDNIHALKGISLNVKQGEIVSLIGANGAGKTTTLQTISGLIQSKQGNIMFEGKDITKEKSHKICEIGIAQVPEGRRIFSRLLVKDNLKLGAFTIKDTPENLEKDRARFYEVFPRMSERKNQMAGTLSGGEQQMLAMGRAIMSRPKLLILDEPSMGLSPLFVKEIFAVIKKLNEAGTTILLVEQNAKMALSISHRAYVIETGNITLEGNAKELMNNPEIKKAYLGA
- the iadA gene encoding Isoaspartyl dipeptidase, translating into MFRLIKNVEVYSPKYLGAKDILFCNNKIVKIENNINIEGFDCEIIDGTGKKAIPGYIDQHIHITGGGGEGSFKTRVPEAPLSKIVEAGVTTVVGVLGTDSTTRNVENLLAKAKSLKEEGISCYITTGAYEFPSPTITGTVKRDVTFIEEIIGVKLAISDHRASFINEEILEDLGSQVRTAGMFANKAGIVVLHMGDGDRILSQVLNVIRDSEIPIKHFIPTHVNRKAEVFEAALDFAKRGGYIDITSSFTEEDYMTAAKGVVAAQKAGVPLDRITFSSDGYGSFSDYDAAGNLIRIGASPIDTDHKQIVELVKKYRFNLEDALQFLTVNPAKALKLYPNKGILAEDSDADMILLDENLDITDVFALGKQFVKNKKVIVKGTYEN
- a CDS encoding trans-aconitate 2-methyltransferase, which translates into the protein MELREEYEKQQKYRSWLEILELLPIDNNQIIADLGCGIGEFTEIASEKVKHVIAVDRNRDLLNNLKEKNIKNVNIVEKDIMNIDYITEELDGIFSSFTIAYFPNDMKKVIENWAGKLKSGGWIALIEIDDLLRGHQPLSEENFGKLARYEEHIKESGKYDFQAGRKIKNILKRLDMEIIIEKDLEDIELTASGIMSDEVFEIWKNRLDRLNISKYYPEKISQEIKKELLSLFKSAEHENNTKVKFIVAKKI
- a CDS encoding Uncharacterized conserved protein, giving the protein MAEKNIKEEEINLEDEKYQEKYDEKTFLNKLGSVVKKVGLKGVYYLLILYFTMKKKGIPPKEKSIIIGALGYFILPLDILPDITPLVGYTDDLVALGLALAKVAPYIDDDVKAKAKAAVKKLFKTTDEELDKFL